A window of the Salvelinus sp. IW2-2015 linkage group LG37, ASM291031v2, whole genome shotgun sequence genome harbors these coding sequences:
- the LOC139023857 gene encoding E3 ubiquitin-protein ligase RNF186-like, giving the protein MAEPPEPVHFQGDQASAEAAALGSEPGESTEVECPICYHEYNQCGKCPRMLECLHVFCTECLQRIQLFPYPAEPADPQSPRSTAIFCPLCRHPTLLETGDPLTLPCNSRILAQLPPMAFCTPVSMAAHLATVTQRVVLSLDTSRDARFIILPTVSLRVEQMHPSDRPHGGGVGLVGEVEVLQHHRRTLAVVFWVLFVMTCVVGLVFGPRFFRN; this is encoded by the coding sequence ATGGCTGAGCCTCCAGAACCAGTGCACTTCCAGGGGGACCAAGCATCAGCAGAAGCAGCGGCACTCGGCTCTGAGCCGGGTGAGTCCACAGAGGTGGAGTGTCCCATCTGCTACCACGAGTACAACCAGTGTGGCAAGTGTCCTCGCATGCTGGAATGCCTCCACGTCTTCTGCACCGAGTGCCTCCAGAGAATCCAGCTGTTCCCGTATCCAGCTGAACCCGCGGACCCCCAGAGCCCTCGCAGCACTGCCATTTTCTGCCCCCTCTGCCGCCACCCCACCCTGCTGGAGACCGGCGACCCCCTCACCCTGCCCTGCAACTCCCGCATCCTGGCTCAACTGCCCCCCATGGCTTTCTGCACACCCGTGTCGATGGCTGCCCACTTGGCCACCGTCACCCAGAGGGTGGTCCTCTCCCTGGATACCAGCAGGGACGCCCGCTTCATCATCCTGCCCACAGTGAGCCTAAGGGTGGAGCAGATGCACCCAAGCGATaggccccatggtggaggtgtgGGCCTGGTGGGTGAGgtggaggtgctgcagcaccacAGGAGGACCCTGGCCGTGGTGTTCTGGGTGTTGTTTGTGATGACCTGCGTGGTGGGACTGGTGTTTGGGCCCAGGTTTTTCCGCAACTGA
- the LOC111960324 gene encoding RING finger protein 227-like, which translates to MCSELECGICYRSYNTGRRCPRELQCKHSFCERCLVTLSQSSVCEVESKECSPQDKTIVCPLCRYPTSVSGKVRAALRVDESVLERMVVSGVLDESMTDDEEDSEGKEDDNETPHENSAEERDSSSGSRGGRFHRSLRRVWGKFTGNHSQRRAHCMTDEDLIDLFMMSCYTI; encoded by the exons ATGTGTTCAGAACTTGAGTGCGGAATTTGTTACCGAAGCTACAACACCGGCCGTCGGTGTCCTCGTGAGTTACAGTGTAAACACAGTTTTTGTGAGCGCTGTCTGGTGACTCTTTCCCAATCCTCAGTATGTGAAGTGGAATCCAAGGAATGTTCGCCGCAGGACAAGACAATTGTTTGCCCACTCTGCCGATACCCGACCTCTGTATCGGGTAAAGTGAGGGCAGCGCTTCGGGTAGACGAAAGTGTTCTAGAGCGCATGGTGGTATCTGGCGTTCTCGATGAAAGCATGACAGACGACGAGGAGGATAGTGAGGGGAAGGAGGATGACAACGAGACTCCTCATGAGAACTCAGCCGAGGAAAGGGACTCATCTTCGGGTTCCAGAGGTGGAAGGTTCCACCGTTCGCTGAGGCGCGTCTGGGGCAAATTCACTGGGAATCATTCCCAAAGGAGAGCGC ATTGTATGACTGATGAGGACCTAATAGACCTCTTCATGATGTCATGCTATACCATTTGA